ACACTTTTCATCTCACCAGGCCTGAATATCAACAGGAGCAGGTCCTCTGAGTTTCCCTGCTTGAAGTAATGACCTCCCCAGATCAGaagggttttatttctgcttgaaGAGACATTTCAGGACCAATTCAGGACCTAAACCTGTTATCAAAGACACATCAATATCCATTTTCTCCACTTAAAATGGAATAGGCTGCAGGAGAATTGTAAAGTGAAAGGTAGAGGGAAAGCAGCTGATGAGGGGAAGCCCCCAGGCTGGGACTAAATACCCTggagagctgagctctgtgtcctcaagtggctgcaaaaataaaagcatcactCAAAAATGTGGAAGTAGCATCCAAACAAAcgaggagaggggaaaaaaaaagaaaaaaaaaaaaaagagagaagaagaaaaattcttgtTTAGGTTTAGAGGAAAACCAcgctgaaagaggaaaaaaatattttgagaaacaACTTGATAAAGCAAAGGatggaaggggtttttttcaggtggaGGCAGGATGCCTGCTATGGGATGGTGATGGGAAATGACCACAGCAAGGAAATTGATGCCTGACACCTAAAGCATTGTGGATGAAATCTGGGGACaaaacagggagagagagacCAGAAAGAGCTAAGAGGGATGCTCCCTCCATGGATCTGGTtaaaaaccaagaaataaaGACCACCTGTTATGGGaacagagtttaaaaaattccttttccacCCACCCATCATTCCATGGTATAATGATAAAGTTATTTAAGGTTATCAGAGCAAAGGGGGTGACTTTGGCTATTTCAtggaatgctttgggttggaaaggatctgaaagatcatctcattccaaccccactgccatgggcagggacacctcccagcagcccaggttgctccaagccccatccaacctggcctggaacacttccagggatggggctgccacaacctccctggggaATTatgccagggtctcaccaccctcacaggaaagaatttcttcctaatgtccaacctcaatctcccctcttccagtttaaagccattgaTCCATTTCCTGTCATCCAGGActctcttcccagctttcctggagccttttcaggcactggaagatgcttcAAGGTCtcttcagagccttctcttctccagcttgaacaacctcaactctctcagtctgtcctcatagcagaggtgttCCAGAAGAGTTATTTTTGAAATCAAAAAAGCTCAGCTAAGTAAGAAGCAATGATCCACGTTTTCTGCAGGAGGAGGTCAGTTGTGATTCATCCTATCCAGAAATTACTGGAAAAGGGAtataaaggaagggaaaaaaacccaaaactcaaCCAATGAGGTGACAGCCCCATGTTACCcatcaggaaagcagaggaggctgaagcATCATTCCAGGAAATCCCATTTTCAATTGCACAGACTTGATGATGGGTTCAAAACCAGCCCCCAGCAGGCAGGTATCCGAGCTGCACTCATCCATTCCAGGAAAAAGCAtccaaaaaaaagcaacctcaGGGCTGTGGATTTTCCAAGGAGATGCACCAAAGATGCTCTTCCACCCATTCAAGCCAAGATGACTCCTGAGAGTATTCCCCACATGCCCCAACCCCAAGATCTGCTTTATGACCCATTTTATCCCGGGTGCCATCAGCGACAGGGTCCAGGAGCATTTGGATTTTGTTACCTACACAGAATcatgttaggggttggaaggaacctccaacccccctgccagagcaggatcacctggtGTAGGTCACccaggaacatgtccaggtgggttctgaatgtctccagagaaggagagtCCATAACTTCATTGGGCAGCCTTCACCTAGGAGAGCTACAAGATCATTTAAAATCCAGTCATGGTGGGAAGGACGATGGGAGAAGTTCTCCAGAAGTTGgtgtatttttaattagcagcagcagcttgacATGAAACAGCCCATTAGGGAGCAGGGGATGGGTTGGAGAGGTCTGCAGGAATGCAGATGTTTGCTGCTTTGATGAGATTCTTACCAATTCCCCCAAAAAACTGAAAGAGTTTGGCAGAGTCAACGTGAAAAGCAGATCTCATTAGCATTAGGTGAAGGACACCCCAAGCCCAAGCCATGCATGGATGTCAAACGTGCTCAACAATTCCTGAATACATGAGCTGCAGAGCATAAAAAGCAGACTAAACCCATTTGAACTTGTGTCAGCAAATCTTTGAATTAAGCTAAATTGGTTTCAGCCTgggtgggaagggctggagagtgtcccCACCAGGGGCTCATGATGTTTTATCCAGATTAACTGAataaagtcaaaagaaaaaggactcTTCAGAAATGACTCCATGTTTCCACCCAGCCAGCCAAGGGGAAGCCACAGTCCTCCAACACAAATCCTCCAGTCCCAAGTCACCATGAGACCCTCTTGAGCCTGAATCCAAGTCAAGGGTGGAGCAAGGCTCCCTCCCATCTGCAATGTGCCACCCACAACATCAAAAACATCATTTGAGCATGAGCCCAACCCCCTGGTGTAGCTGGGTGGGATGTCCTGCCTGGTGGGTGGGACATCCTCTCCCATTGGGATATCCCATCATGATACCTCTTCCTCCCATGGAGTACATACTCTTCCTCCCAAAGGAGGAGTACAAGCTCCTTCTTTGGTGGGAAGTTCCCACCTTGCTGGGATGCCCATGCCCAGTGGGATGCCCCACCACATGGTGGGATGTCATTCCCCACTGGCATGTCCTATCATGGTGGGATGCTCCTCCTTTTATGAGATGTCCCCAACTTGGTGGGATGCTCATCCCCAGTGGTGGGATGTCATTCCCCACTGGCATGTCCCAACTTGGTGGGATGCTCCTCCTTTCATGAGATGTCCCCAGTTTGGTGGGACATCCATCCCCAGTGGGATGCCCCACCACATGCTGGGATGTCATTCCCCACTGGCATGTCCTATCATGGTGGGATGCTCCTCCTTTCATGAGATGTCCCCAGTTTGGTGGGACATCCATCCCCAGTGGGATGCCCCACTACATGCTAGGATGTCATTCTCCACTGCCACGTCCCATCATGGTGGGATGCCTTCATGAGATGTCCCCATCTTGGTAGGACATCCATCCCCAGTGGGATGCCCCACCACATGGTGGGATGTCATTCTCCACTGCCACGTCCCATCATGGTGGGATGCTTTCATGACATGTCCCTATCTTTTTGGGACATCCATCCCCAGCAGATTATTCCACCCCTGGGTGGGATGTTCACCCCCTGGTGGGACACTTGTGTGTCTGGCTCACCTGGATGTTCTTCTCACAGTCAGTCTGgtggtgcagcagcagctcactCTCCAGCAGGAAGCGTTTGCCACACTTGTCACAGATCTGCATCCTGCTGTGTGTGACGTTCATGTGCTTCTCCAGGTACCAGCGGTTGTTGAAGACCCGGGGACACTTCTTGCAGGGGtagtgctgcttctcctccagcttcaCTTTCTGCCCCAACCCGTcctgctcctttttcctcttcctccctcgctgaccttcctcttcttcctcttcctcctcctccactttgGCCATCTCCTGGGACCTGGTTGCCATGGCAGGTTTGGTGGCTCTGGATGCCCGGCTGCCTCTGCGGGAccctcccttttctcttttcatctccAAGGCATCTTCATCATCATCGTCGTCATCCTCTTCTTCTGTTGTCTCCTCCAGGTCTTCCTCCTCGCtgtgctcctcctcctcctcctcccccacctccgcatcctcctcctcttcctcctcctcctccccttcctcattttcctcctccccatcctcctccgTGTCGCGTCCATCGCCATCAGCCCGACCCATCACCGAGGCCTCGCCGGCAGCCGCCTTCCCCTCCGTGCCCTTGGAGACGTTGAGGGTTTGGTTGTTGAGGTTCACCTCCACAATGATCTGCTCCCTGTTGTAGGAGCCTTGGCTCTCCAGGTCCTCTTCGGACTCCTCACCTTCCATCTTACAGACAGTGCCAGCACCaccatccttctcctccttgtaGTACTGCTTGGCTGGACCAGGAGGGAGCGTCCCGCCACCCGCTCCGTCCTCCACCCGCACCGAGTAAGGGTCGTTGCCCTCCCGCGCGTAGATCTTGGGGTGAGGAGCATCCACCTCCTGCTTGATCTCGCAGTAGTAGGGTGGGGGtccagcacagccctcagcagGCAGGGCCATGtcagcagccaggctgagggaccGGGTGTCAAGGAGGTCCTGGCAGGAGGAGGCGATGTTGTTCATCTGCAGCACGGCGGCCGCGTTCAACACGTCCTGCACATTGCAGGAGTTGACGAGGAGCTTGGAGGTGTAGATGAAGTTGAGGATCTGCTGGAGGCCTTGAGAGGTGAGAGCCTCCAGCGAGAGCTCCACGCGTTGCAGCTGTTTGTTTTGGGTGAAGAGGGAGTGGAAGAACTGGCTGTAGGCTGCCAGGACCCCCTTGTGCGCCGGGAAGATGCTCTTGTGCTGCACCAGCACGATGTCCACGTCGCACAGGTCCGGCTGAAAGAGGCGCTGCTCGTTCAGTCTGTCCATCAAACAGGTGAAGTGGAGGGCTACATCCTCCACCAGGGAGTACTCAGCTGAAGGGTAGTCAGTCGTTTTTTCTACTATCAGctgtggggaggaaggaaataTCATCGTTCAAGAGGacctcttatttattttaattttgggggtttttttccccctgcccagccACGCCACCCATCCCTGTCCATGTAGCCCACATCAAAGGTGCCAACTGAGAAACTCCCACTGTCCCAGCTTGAAAAGCCAACCAAAAAGCCCCAGTACCAGACCCAGCTTTGAAACACCAAGCTCTACCACTAGAGCCCCAGCTTCACGGGGCAAATCAAAAACTCAATCACCAAACAAGCTCCACCATCAACTTGAGTCTGGGAGACTCAACCCAGGAGGATAAATCCCAATGAAAGGATAACTCAAGGCCATCCGAGCACCCAGTGACATCCCTTCAGCCTGGGTAGGAAGTGCCATGGCCACCTTAGCACCAAAGACCTCCAAAACCTGGCTCAGGTGTCCATAATCATAGGGAAGAGATGTCATTCAGAGGAGAAGACACCTCAACACATCCTTCACCTCCTGAACCATGCAAGGGCCCTTGGGGGATATTTGACCCATAAGGGAAGACAATTTTAGGCACCAGCTGAGACTGAAGCACCCAACCAGAAGGAAATTAGGATTTTAAACCTCCCTCTTCCTACACCATCATCCCATAAAACACAATATCCTCAAACATTCACTGCATTACACCACGTGCTCTGATTCACCTTAGCAGTTAACTCACCTGCTGGATTCACTGGGTCCAATTATGCCCATTTTTAAGTGCCCATTTTAAACTgcccagggaaaggaaaaattcaagtgaaggagaagcagccccaggctgggaaACACCACAACCTTCAGCACTCCCCAGGCTGTGTCTGCTGGGTATTTATTGTAGCTCCCATGTCTTTTGCACAGAGAAAACCACCCCTGGACATTCATCATCTCACCTGAGCCCCAAGGATGGGTTtgaaagttggggttgttcagcctggagagcacTTTGGGGAGAACTTAAGAGCAATttgcagtgcctgaaggggctccaggaaagctgaggagggactttggacatgaacctggagggatgggatgaggggggatactttcaaactgaaagaggggagatttaggttagatgttaaagaagaaattatttagtgtgagcctggtgagacactggcacaagtttcccagggaggttatggctgccccatccctgggaagtgttccaggtcaggttggatggggcttggagcaacctgggctggtgggagctgatctttaaggttcctttcaACCCAAATCTTTCCACGATTCTGTGATCCCAAACACCAGAGATGTCCCACACCCAAAATCCCACACCCTATAGTAAAAGTAGGTCAGAtattccctccttcccctctgcttccctttgGTTTTCCAAGCTGAACACCCAACCCATGGGCAGAGACAGACCCAGCCACATCAATGGATCTCCTGAGGGATGTGACCaagggcacagagcaggagtAGAGATGGAAAAGCTCAACCTGACAGGTTTGCcctgcacctcctgctgcaAAAACAGCTTCTCAGCTCCCCTATTTTCTGGGACAAACAGCAGCTCTTGGTCAACAGAAAAAATTCCAACAAGAcacattttatttgtctttctgggttttgtcaaggttttgttttggttttttccctgtgaggcaAAAGCATACACAGACAAAActgtttaaataataaaaaagggtgttttctttgctgttttctcaacaagaaaaaaaaaaaacaacaccaaaccTTTGCCCTCCATGCcaaaacttttcattttcactgaatttcTGCTCTGCAACCAACAGGGTTGCCAGCTTCGTATCACTCCAATGGTCCTGGTGAGGCTCAGCAAATGCCCACATGCTGGAAAAATGGGTCAAAATGAGGCAAAACCCCAGCTTTTTCCCAATATCTTTGCTCTGCAAGGTGGAGTAAGGCAAAGAGGTAGTAAAAGAACTGGCtaaaatacatacatatctatatatagagcatatatagaaatatatattaaaatattaatttaatttcaactCTGTTATTTATAgagatatataaatattttaaaagcagactCTTTACATATATTTGTTATAaactgctgcatcccagctggaaCATCCTTCCACCTCTCCCTATTTTTGAAGCCTTATGACTGCCAAGGACATTTCGATGAGAGGAACTTGGATGGCTCAGCCCCCTCTAAGctcatagaaaataaattatgataTAATAAATATCAAATGCAGTAGAGACAGCAAGGAATTTGCTGTTTGCCAGGGACTCCCCTGCTTCGCTttcactatgaaaaaaaaaaaacaccttcaaaTTCAGGTTTTTCCTCTTGGGATACATCCTATATAGAACCAGACTCCCTATATAAACCCACggactcatagaatggtttggaagggaccttcaaagtCATCTTGCTCCAAACCCCTGCATGGTCTGgtggacacctcccaccagaccaggttgctccaagccacatccaacctggtctggaacactttcagggatggagcagccacatcTGGGCAAGCTGTGCCACGGTCTCATGaccttcaaattaaagaattcctgccccatgtccaacctcaatctcccctctccaagttttaacccatttcccttgtcctctccctacccccccgtgtccaaagccctcccccagctttcttggagccccttcagatattggaaggttgctctgagctcaccttctcttctccaggctgaacaaccccaatccctcagcctggcttcccagggaggtgctcagccctctgagcatttgagtggctctgctctggacaccttccaggagctctgtgtccttctgatgttggggactccagaacagGACATGGAACTCCAGGGAAATGGGTGCAAAACAGGGGGAATTGGGTCTGCCGAGTGGCATCACCTCTTCACAGCCCAGCTTGGAAAATctatgctgggttttttgttttgttttgttttgtttttctctgcatcAAGGTTTTTTTGGCAAAA
This DNA window, taken from Calypte anna isolate BGI_N300 chromosome 2, bCalAnn1_v1.p, whole genome shotgun sequence, encodes the following:
- the ZBTB47 gene encoding zinc finger and BTB domain-containing protein 47 isoform X1, yielding MLIVEKTTDYPSAEYSLVEDVALHFTCLMDRLNEQRLFQPDLCDVDIVLVQHKSIFPAHKGVLAAYSQFFHSLFTQNKQLQRVELSLEALTSQGLQQILNFIYTSKLLVNSCNVQDVLNAAAVLQMNNIASSCQDLLDTRSLSLAADMALPAEGCAGPPPYYCEIKQEVDAPHPKIYAREGNDPYSVRVEDGAGGGTLPPGPAKQYYKEEKDGGAGTVCKMEGEESEEDLESQGSYNREQIIVEVNLNNQTLNVSKGTEGKAAAGEASVMGRADGDGRDTEEDGEEENEEGEEEEEEEEDAEVGEEEEEEHSEEEDLEETTEEEDDDDDDEDALEMKREKGGSRRGSRASRATKPAMATRSQEMAKVEEEEEEEEEGQRGRKRKKEQDGLGQKVKLEEKQHYPCKKCPRVFNNRWYLEKHMNVTHSRMQICDKCGKRFLLESELLLHHQTDCEKNIQCVTCGKGFKKLWSLHEHNKIVHGYAEKKFSCEICEKKFYTMAHVRKHMVAHTKDMPFTCETCGKSFKRSMSLKVHSLQHSGEKPFKCENCNERFQYKYQLRSHMSIHIGHKQFMCQWCGKDFNMKQYFDEHMKTHTGEKPYICEICGKSFTSRPNMKRHRRTHTGEKPYPCDVCGQRFRFSNMLKAHKEKCFRVSNPLPSDTANPPPPANPTPLPPGPGVSPLPLPLLHPLPQTLPPPPHLPPPPPLFPAGRINSNNN
- the ZBTB47 gene encoding zinc finger and BTB domain-containing protein 47 isoform X2, whose protein sequence is MDRLNEQRLFQPDLCDVDIVLVQHKSIFPAHKGVLAAYSQFFHSLFTQNKQLQRVELSLEALTSQGLQQILNFIYTSKLLVNSCNVQDVLNAAAVLQMNNIASSCQDLLDTRSLSLAADMALPAEGCAGPPPYYCEIKQEVDAPHPKIYAREGNDPYSVRVEDGAGGGTLPPGPAKQYYKEEKDGGAGTVCKMEGEESEEDLESQGSYNREQIIVEVNLNNQTLNVSKGTEGKAAAGEASVMGRADGDGRDTEEDGEEENEEGEEEEEEEEDAEVGEEEEEEHSEEEDLEETTEEEDDDDDDEDALEMKREKGGSRRGSRASRATKPAMATRSQEMAKVEEEEEEEEEGQRGRKRKKEQDGLGQKVKLEEKQHYPCKKCPRVFNNRWYLEKHMNVTHSRMQICDKCGKRFLLESELLLHHQTDCEKNIQCVTCGKGFKKLWSLHEHNKIVHGYAEKKFSCEICEKKFYTMAHVRKHMVAHTKDMPFTCETCGKSFKRSMSLKVHSLQHSGEKPFKCENCNERFQYKYQLRSHMSIHIGHKQFMCQWCGKDFNMKQYFDEHMKTHTGEKPYICEICGKSFTSRPNMKRHRRTHTGEKPYPCDVCGQRFRFSNMLKAHKEKCFRVSNPLPSDTANPPPPANPTPLPPGPGVSPLPLPLLHPLPQTLPPPPHLPPPPPLFPAGRINSNNN